One genomic segment of Caldimonas brevitalea includes these proteins:
- a CDS encoding ABCB family ABC transporter ATP-binding protein/permease, with translation MRRAAFTLPDPAPNDTGSAAAPRSDWATLGRLFPYLWHYRWRVLLALGFMVGAKLANVAVPLLLKRLVDSMSIAPGDVRALLVVPVGLLLAYGGLRLCTSLFTELRELVFAKATEGAARSISLQVFRHLHSLSLRFHLERQTGGMTRDIERGTRGVHSLISYSLYSIIPTLIEVVLVLSLLGLKFDAWFAGITAFALVFYIGFTVTVTEWRTKFRKTMNELDSKAHTKAIDSLLNYETVKYFNNEDYEAGRYNESLESLRRAKLKSQSTLSLLNSGQQFIIATALVGMLWRATEGVAAGRMTLGDLVMINAFMIQLYIPLNFLGVIYREIKQALTDLEKMFGLLEREREIDDAPDAAVLQVHDGHLRFEHVGFAYDPARPILHDVSFEVPPGKKVAVVGPSGAGKSTLARLLFRFYDVGAGRITIDGQDIRSVTQSSLRQAIGIVPQDTVLFNDTVEYNIAYGRPGASRAEVEAAARAAHIHNFIVSTPLGYDTMVGERGLKLSGGEKQRIAIARTLLKNPPVLIFDEATSALDSANERAIQAELASAARNKTALVIAHRLSTVVDAHEILVMEGGRIVERGTHAQLLAAAGRYARMWALQQSGGSE, from the coding sequence ATGCGCCGTGCTGCCTTCACTCTGCCCGATCCTGCCCCCAACGACACCGGATCTGCCGCCGCGCCGCGGTCCGACTGGGCCACGCTCGGGCGCTTGTTTCCCTACCTCTGGCACTACCGCTGGCGGGTGCTGCTGGCGCTCGGCTTCATGGTGGGCGCGAAGCTCGCCAACGTCGCGGTACCGCTGCTGCTCAAGCGGCTGGTCGACAGCATGTCGATCGCGCCCGGCGACGTGCGCGCGCTGCTGGTGGTGCCGGTCGGCCTGCTGCTGGCGTATGGCGGCCTGCGGCTGTGCACGTCGCTGTTCACCGAGTTGCGCGAGCTGGTATTTGCCAAGGCCACCGAAGGTGCGGCGCGCAGCATCTCGCTGCAGGTGTTCCGCCACCTGCACAGCCTGAGCCTGCGTTTTCACCTGGAACGCCAGACCGGCGGCATGACGCGCGACATCGAGCGTGGCACGCGGGGTGTGCATTCGCTCATCTCGTACTCGCTCTACAGCATCATCCCGACGCTGATCGAGGTGGTGCTGGTGCTGTCACTGCTGGGCCTCAAGTTCGACGCCTGGTTCGCCGGCATCACCGCGTTCGCGCTGGTGTTCTACATCGGCTTCACGGTGACGGTGACCGAATGGCGCACCAAGTTCCGCAAGACGATGAACGAGCTGGATTCGAAGGCGCACACCAAGGCCATCGATTCACTGCTGAACTACGAGACCGTCAAATACTTCAACAACGAAGATTATGAAGCGGGACGCTACAACGAAAGCCTGGAGAGCCTGCGGCGCGCGAAGCTGAAGTCGCAATCGACCTTGTCGCTGCTGAACAGCGGGCAGCAGTTCATCATCGCGACCGCGCTGGTGGGAATGCTCTGGCGGGCCACCGAGGGCGTTGCCGCGGGGCGCATGACGTTGGGTGACCTGGTCATGATCAACGCCTTCATGATCCAGCTCTACATCCCGCTGAACTTCCTGGGCGTGATCTACCGCGAGATCAAGCAGGCGCTGACCGACCTGGAGAAGATGTTCGGCCTGCTCGAGCGCGAGCGAGAGATCGACGACGCGCCCGACGCGGCCGTGCTGCAGGTGCACGACGGCCATCTGCGCTTCGAGCATGTGGGCTTCGCCTACGACCCGGCCCGGCCGATCCTGCACGACGTGAGTTTCGAGGTGCCGCCGGGCAAGAAGGTGGCGGTGGTGGGGCCCTCCGGCGCCGGCAAGTCGACGCTGGCGCGGCTGCTGTTTCGCTTCTACGACGTTGGCGCCGGGCGCATCACGATCGATGGCCAGGACATCCGCAGCGTCACGCAATCGAGCCTGCGCCAGGCCATCGGCATCGTGCCGCAGGACACGGTGCTGTTCAACGACACGGTCGAATACAACATCGCCTACGGCCGCCCGGGCGCGTCACGGGCCGAGGTGGAGGCGGCGGCCCGCGCGGCCCACATCCACAACTTCATCGTGTCGACGCCGCTCGGCTACGACACCATGGTGGGGGAGCGCGGGTTGAAGCTGTCGGGGGGCGAGAAGCAGCGCATCGCGATCGCCCGCACGCTGCTGAAAAACCCGCCGGTGCTGATCTTCGACGAAGCCACGTCGGCGCTCGACTCGGCCAACGAACGTGCGATCCAGGCCGAACTGGCGTCGGCGGCTCGCAACAAGACGGCGCTGGTGATCGCGCACCGGTTGTCCACCGTGGTCGACGCGCATGAGATCCTGGTGATGGAGGGCGGGCGTATCGTCGAGCGCGGCACGCACGCGCAACTGTTGGCCGCAGCGGGGCGCTACGCGCGCATGTGGGCGCTGCAGCAAAGCGGCGGCAGCGAATAG
- a CDS encoding acyl-CoA thioesterase — translation MADQSSPVLATPLAVSLPNDMELVLRVCPMPADANANGDIFGGWIMAQVDLAGSVLPARVAKGRIATVSVNQFVFKQPVSIGDLVSFYARVERVGRTSITVHVEVYAERNPADLHVVKVTEANLTYVAIDAEGRPRPLPASASTASPDR, via the coding sequence ATGGCCGACCAATCCAGCCCCGTGCTCGCAACCCCTCTTGCCGTGAGTTTGCCCAATGACATGGAACTCGTCCTGCGGGTGTGTCCGATGCCCGCAGACGCGAATGCCAATGGCGACATCTTCGGCGGGTGGATCATGGCGCAAGTCGACCTGGCCGGCTCGGTGCTGCCGGCGCGCGTCGCCAAGGGCCGCATCGCGACCGTGTCGGTCAACCAGTTCGTCTTCAAGCAACCGGTGTCGATCGGCGATTTGGTGTCGTTCTACGCCCGCGTCGAGCGGGTCGGCCGCACCTCGATCACCGTCCACGTCGAGGTCTATGCCGAGCGCAACCCGGCCGACCTGCATGTGGTCAAGGTGACCGAGGCCAATCTGACCTACGTCGCGATCGACGCTGAAGGCCGTCCGCGACCGCTGCCGGCCTCCGCGAGCACCGCCAGCCCGGACCGATAA
- a CDS encoding glycosyltransferase family 4 protein translates to MKIAQVAPLIESVPPKAYGGTERIVSYLTEALVAQGHEVTLFASGDSITTADLVPIIDRSLRTHPRRPDPVLWHTLLLDEVFSRADEFDVIHFHVDTLHYPLARHCATPHVTTLHGRLDLPDLDLLHRRFQDLPLVSISDRQRLPLPDAHWCGTVHHGLPLDLYTFQPQPQDYFAFVGRVSPEKRLDRAIEIALACDTPLKIGAKVDDNDRPYFDQYLRPLLEHPLIEFVGEIDQSQKNDFIGNARALLFPIDWPEPFGLVMIEAFACGTPVIAYPCGSVPEVMQDGTTGRIVHDQAEAIAAARDVGRIDRAACRRVFEQRFTATTMAQRYLQVYQMLARPLLAHAARSRGLTSTARIERYAGPVALR, encoded by the coding sequence ATGAAGATTGCGCAAGTCGCGCCGCTGATCGAGAGCGTTCCCCCCAAGGCCTACGGCGGCACCGAACGAATCGTGTCCTACCTGACCGAGGCCCTGGTCGCGCAGGGCCATGAGGTCACCCTTTTTGCCAGTGGTGATTCGATCACCACGGCCGACCTGGTTCCCATCATCGACCGCAGCCTGCGCACGCACCCGCGCCGTCCCGACCCGGTGCTGTGGCACACCCTGCTGCTCGACGAAGTTTTTTCGCGTGCCGACGAGTTCGACGTCATCCACTTTCACGTCGACACCTTGCACTATCCCTTGGCGCGGCACTGCGCCACACCGCACGTCACGACCTTGCACGGCCGCCTCGACCTGCCCGACCTCGACCTGTTGCACCGGCGTTTTCAGGACCTGCCGCTGGTGTCGATCTCGGACCGGCAGCGCCTGCCCTTGCCCGATGCCCATTGGTGCGGCACCGTCCATCACGGGCTGCCGCTCGACCTCTATACCTTCCAGCCGCAGCCGCAGGACTATTTCGCCTTCGTCGGCCGTGTCTCGCCCGAGAAGCGGCTCGACCGGGCCATCGAGATCGCGCTCGCCTGCGACACGCCGCTCAAGATCGGCGCCAAGGTTGACGACAACGACCGCCCCTACTTCGACCAGTATTTGCGCCCGCTGCTCGAGCACCCGCTGATCGAGTTCGTCGGCGAGATCGACCAGTCCCAGAAGAACGATTTCATCGGCAACGCACGCGCGCTGCTGTTCCCCATCGATTGGCCCGAGCCCTTCGGCCTCGTGATGATCGAGGCCTTCGCCTGCGGCACACCGGTGATCGCCTACCCTTGCGGCTCGGTGCCCGAGGTGATGCAGGACGGTACCACCGGTCGGATCGTGCACGACCAGGCCGAGGCGATCGCCGCGGCGCGAGACGTCGGGCGCATCGACCGCGCCGCGTGCCGGCGGGTGTTCGAGCAGCGCTTCACCGCCACCACGATGGCACAGCGCTATCTGCAGGTCTACCAAATGCTCGCCCGCCCCTTGCTCGCGCATGCGGCGCGAAGCCGAGGGCTCACCTCCACGGCACGTATCGAACGTTACGCCGGCCCGGTGGCATTGCGGTGA
- a CDS encoding amylo-alpha-1,6-glucosidase — translation MTDKIRIGDKWYVSAHAARTEDDPHVLKHDEAFVLLDRYGDIQALGAGEQGLYREDTRYLSHLELLIDGVRPMFLGSAVKEDNSLLIVELMNPDLPRNAVPKGTLHLFRAKLLWENTCYEHLRITNHGDERARLRITLNFDADFVDLFEVRGMERTGRGERAPTTCSADEATLGYRGLDGRTRRTRIRFEPQPVALSENHADFDLEVDPKEEEHLYITFSCEQEVAEDAVAAAPSQLETTTQPAPSGLLHYDIAFRNNDSARRNAISTACHIETSNPLVNLWLKRSVSDLAMLTTELPTGPYPYAGVPWYSTTFGRDGILTAREYLWVDPALARGVIRFLAETQATAEDPERDAEPGKILHEARKCEMANTREIPFGLYYGTVDATPLFVGLVGAYYRRTGDLELVRQVWPNVLLALEWIDRYGDRDGDGFVEYARRSKDGLVQQGWKDSNDSVFHADGRMAEPPIALCEVQAYVYEAKLFAAELASQLGEHERAAQLREQAETLKREFQAKFWCEEIGAYALALDGHKQPCRAASSNTGHALWTGIAAPEHARRMAQRLLHPDFYSGWGVRTIAGGQARYNPMSYHNGSIWPHDNALIAAGMARYGYTQEALRVLSGLFDASLYFGQHRLPELFCGFPRRPSEGPTLYPVACSPQAWAAAAVFGMVQAGLGLDVCCDPPEVTLRAPRLPAFIDWVKIRNLSMGPNTVDLLLQRYDQNVGIEVMRKSGEMAVRVVI, via the coding sequence GTGACAGACAAGATCAGGATAGGTGACAAGTGGTACGTCAGTGCGCACGCTGCGCGCACCGAAGATGACCCGCATGTGCTGAAGCACGACGAGGCCTTCGTGCTGCTCGACCGCTACGGCGACATCCAGGCGCTCGGCGCTGGAGAACAAGGTCTTTACCGCGAGGACACGCGCTACCTGTCGCACCTGGAGTTGCTGATCGACGGCGTGCGGCCGATGTTCCTGGGTTCAGCGGTCAAGGAAGACAACAGCTTGCTGATCGTCGAACTGATGAACCCCGATTTGCCCCGCAACGCCGTGCCCAAAGGCACGCTGCACCTGTTCCGGGCCAAGCTGCTGTGGGAGAACACCTGCTATGAGCACCTGCGCATCACCAACCACGGGGATGAACGGGCCAGGCTCCGCATCACGCTGAACTTCGATGCCGACTTCGTCGACTTGTTCGAGGTCCGCGGCATGGAGCGCACCGGGCGGGGCGAACGCGCGCCGACCACCTGCAGCGCGGACGAAGCAACGCTGGGCTACCGCGGCCTGGACGGACGCACCCGTCGCACCCGCATCCGCTTCGAGCCACAGCCCGTGGCGCTGAGCGAGAACCATGCGGACTTCGACCTCGAGGTCGATCCGAAGGAAGAAGAGCACCTCTACATCACCTTCAGCTGCGAGCAAGAAGTGGCCGAGGACGCCGTCGCGGCCGCGCCGTCCCAACTCGAAACGACCACGCAACCCGCGCCGAGCGGCCTGCTGCATTACGACATCGCCTTCCGCAACAACGACAGCGCACGGCGCAACGCGATCAGCACCGCCTGCCACATCGAGACGTCGAACCCGCTCGTCAACCTGTGGTTGAAGCGCTCGGTGTCCGACCTGGCGATGCTGACCACCGAGCTGCCCACCGGCCCCTACCCCTACGCCGGCGTGCCGTGGTACTCGACCACCTTCGGCCGCGACGGCATCCTGACGGCGCGCGAATACCTGTGGGTCGACCCGGCACTGGCGCGGGGCGTGATCCGCTTTCTGGCGGAAACCCAGGCCACGGCCGAGGACCCGGAGCGCGACGCCGAACCCGGCAAGATCCTGCACGAGGCGCGCAAGTGCGAGATGGCCAACACGCGCGAGATCCCGTTCGGCCTCTACTACGGCACCGTCGATGCCACGCCCTTGTTCGTTGGGCTGGTCGGCGCCTATTACCGCCGCACCGGCGACCTGGAGTTGGTGCGCCAGGTATGGCCCAACGTGCTGCTGGCGCTGGAATGGATCGACCGTTATGGCGACCGCGACGGCGACGGCTTTGTCGAGTACGCGCGACGCAGCAAGGACGGCCTGGTGCAGCAGGGCTGGAAAGACTCGAACGACTCGGTCTTCCATGCCGACGGCCGCATGGCCGAACCGCCGATCGCGCTGTGCGAGGTGCAGGCCTACGTCTACGAGGCCAAGCTGTTTGCGGCCGAACTGGCCAGCCAACTGGGCGAGCACGAGCGCGCCGCGCAGTTGCGCGAGCAGGCCGAGACGCTCAAGCGCGAGTTCCAGGCCAAGTTCTGGTGTGAAGAGATCGGCGCCTATGCACTGGCGCTCGACGGCCACAAGCAACCGTGCCGGGCGGCATCGTCGAACACCGGCCACGCCTTGTGGACCGGCATTGCGGCGCCGGAGCATGCACGGCGCATGGCGCAGCGGCTGCTGCATCCCGACTTCTATTCCGGCTGGGGCGTGCGCACGATTGCGGGCGGCCAGGCGCGCTACAACCCGATGTCGTACCACAACGGCTCCATCTGGCCGCACGACAACGCACTGATCGCCGCCGGCATGGCCCGTTACGGCTACACGCAGGAAGCCTTGCGGGTGTTGTCCGGTTTGTTCGATGCGAGCCTCTATTTCGGCCAGCACCGTCTGCCGGAGCTGTTCTGCGGCTTTCCGCGGCGGCCCTCCGAAGGCCCCACCCTCTATCCCGTGGCCTGTTCGCCGCAGGCGTGGGCGGCCGCGGCCGTGTTCGGCATGGTCCAGGCGGGACTGGGGCTGGACGTGTGCTGCGACCCGCCGGAAGTGACGCTGCGCGCGCCGCGCCTGCCGGCCTTCATCGACTGGGTCAAGATCCGCAACCTGTCGATGGGCCCTAACACGGTCGACCTGTTGCTGCAGCGTTACGACCAGAACGTCGGCATCGAGGTGATGCGCAAGAGCGGCGAAATGGCGGTGCGGGTGGTGATCTGA
- a CDS encoding SGNH/GDSL hydrolase family protein: MWGFTKLTLSPLLVAQGLRIRKRALVLPEADGAREGLERPQGSAAADTSSTTAAPLRLLVVGDSSAAGVGAATQDQALACPLARDLAQRLDRPVSWRLLAETGLTTQHALALLRATAPGACDVVLVVLGVNDVLTQVPPPRAVRERDALWTGLQQHCQAPLVLWSATPPLEHFPLLPWPLRSVLGHDARRLNQAQATWARTRQVLHVELPPELADGQLAASEMAEDGFHPGPTLYARWAAHVGQLIAQRLQSLRQDLPPFLPTTALGTPPR; the protein is encoded by the coding sequence ATGTGGGGCTTCACCAAGCTGACCCTGTCGCCGCTGCTGGTCGCCCAGGGGCTGCGCATCCGCAAACGCGCGCTGGTCCTGCCCGAGGCGGACGGTGCGCGCGAAGGCCTCGAAAGGCCCCAAGGCAGTGCTGCGGCCGACACATCGTCGACGACGGCCGCCCCTTTGCGGCTGCTGGTGGTCGGCGATTCGTCGGCTGCGGGCGTCGGTGCCGCCACCCAGGATCAGGCCTTGGCCTGTCCACTCGCGCGTGACCTCGCACAGCGGCTGGACCGGCCCGTCAGCTGGCGCCTCCTGGCCGAGACCGGCCTCACGACGCAACATGCCTTGGCTTTGTTGCGCGCGACCGCGCCGGGCGCTTGCGACGTGGTGCTGGTGGTGTTGGGCGTCAACGACGTGCTGACGCAGGTGCCGCCGCCGCGCGCGGTGCGCGAGCGCGACGCGCTCTGGACCGGGCTCCAACAGCACTGCCAGGCGCCGCTGGTCCTGTGGTCGGCGACGCCGCCGCTGGAGCATTTTCCGCTGTTGCCGTGGCCACTGCGCTCGGTGCTGGGCCACGACGCCCGCCGGCTCAACCAAGCGCAAGCGACCTGGGCCCGCACCCGCCAGGTGCTGCACGTGGAACTGCCGCCCGAGTTGGCCGACGGCCAGCTGGCGGCATCCGAAATGGCCGAGGACGGCTTCCATCCCGGGCCGACCCTGTATGCCCGATGGGCCGCTCACGTCGGGCAACTGATTGCACAACGCCTGCAATCGTTACGGCAGGACCTGCCGCCTTTCCTGCCGACCACCGCCCTGGGCACGCCCCCGCGCTGA
- a CDS encoding enoyl-CoA hydratase, translating into MSIRSAVLNGVQTIEIARPEKKNALTAAMYQSMADALQAAQSDSSVRAVLITGQPGIFTSGNDLEDFMQRPPQGMDSPTFQFMRQLTGSEKPVVAAVTGAAIGIGTTLLMHCDLVYAADDARFAMPFASLGLVPEFASSLMVPLLAGPLKAAEKLLLGDPFSAEDALEMHIINAILPAGEVVNHARRVAERFNGLPPSAVRETKKLLRRANAKQVQEAIAVEAEIFGQRLRSPEAREAFQAFFEKRKPDFSKFE; encoded by the coding sequence ATGAGCATTCGCAGCGCCGTGTTGAACGGGGTGCAGACCATCGAGATCGCACGCCCCGAGAAGAAAAACGCCCTGACGGCGGCGATGTACCAGTCGATGGCCGACGCCTTGCAGGCCGCCCAGAGCGACAGCAGCGTGCGCGCGGTGCTGATCACCGGCCAGCCCGGCATCTTCACGTCGGGCAACGACCTCGAGGATTTCATGCAGCGCCCGCCGCAAGGCATGGACTCGCCCACCTTCCAGTTCATGCGCCAGCTGACCGGCTCCGAGAAGCCGGTGGTCGCCGCCGTGACGGGTGCCGCGATCGGCATCGGCACCACGCTGCTGATGCACTGCGATCTCGTCTACGCTGCCGACGACGCCCGCTTCGCGATGCCGTTCGCCAGCCTGGGCCTGGTGCCCGAGTTCGCCTCCAGCCTGATGGTGCCGCTGCTGGCCGGGCCGTTGAAGGCGGCTGAGAAGCTGCTGCTGGGCGACCCGTTCAGCGCCGAAGACGCGCTGGAGATGCACATCATCAACGCCATCCTGCCGGCGGGCGAAGTGGTGAACCACGCGCGCCGCGTCGCCGAGCGCTTCAATGGCTTGCCGCCCTCCGCCGTGCGCGAGACCAAGAAGCTGCTGCGCCGGGCCAATGCCAAGCAGGTGCAGGAGGCGATCGCGGTCGAAGCCGAGATCTTCGGCCAGCGCCTGCGCAGCCCCGAAGCGCGCGAAGCCTTCCAGGCCTTCTTCGAAAAGCGCAAGCCCGACTTCTCGAAGTTCGAGTGA
- a CDS encoding alpha/beta fold hydrolase, translating to METVELITADGTRVAARFYKPDSQVSEARAAVLIGPAMGVRQEYYRPFAQWLSEEGYLVATFDYRGMGDSRPAELKGSLRGFKADLFDWAQDYDTAIDAVREAAPELPLYLIGHSLGAQLPGLLRNRDRVAALVSVAAGSGYWRDNAPRTRRMVLYFWHVVVPIATRLFGYFPGRRLRKVGDLPSGVALQWRRWCLHPRYHVGAEGDAVRHAFEQARFPVVALSMTDDELMTERGTRVLVDCYANAPRRIERITPQDANAPSIGHFGFFREQFEATLWRRASELFQGFQGFNQETTA from the coding sequence ATGGAAACAGTCGAGCTGATCACGGCGGACGGCACCCGCGTCGCCGCCCGCTTCTACAAGCCCGACTCGCAGGTGTCCGAAGCCCGCGCGGCGGTGTTGATCGGGCCGGCGATGGGCGTGCGGCAGGAGTACTACCGCCCGTTCGCGCAATGGCTCTCGGAGGAGGGCTATCTCGTCGCCACCTTCGATTACCGCGGCATGGGCGACTCGCGGCCGGCCGAGCTGAAAGGCTCGTTGCGCGGCTTCAAGGCCGATTTGTTCGACTGGGCACAAGACTACGACACGGCCATCGATGCGGTGCGCGAGGCGGCGCCCGAGCTGCCCCTCTACTTGATCGGCCACAGCCTGGGTGCGCAGCTGCCCGGCCTGCTGCGCAACCGCGACCGCGTTGCGGCGCTGGTGTCGGTGGCCGCCGGCAGCGGCTATTGGCGCGACAACGCGCCGCGCACCCGGCGCATGGTGCTCTATTTCTGGCACGTGGTGGTGCCCATCGCGACGCGCTTGTTCGGCTATTTCCCGGGCCGCCGGCTGCGCAAGGTGGGCGATCTGCCGTCGGGGGTGGCGTTGCAATGGCGCCGCTGGTGTCTGCACCCCCGCTACCACGTCGGGGCCGAGGGGGACGCGGTGCGCCACGCCTTCGAGCAGGCGCGCTTTCCGGTGGTGGCCTTGTCGATGACCGACGACGAGCTGATGACCGAGCGCGGCACCCGCGTGCTGGTCGATTGTTATGCCAATGCACCGCGTCGCATCGAGCGCATCACGCCGCAAGACGCGAACGCCCCGAGCATCGGCCATTTCGGATTTTTCAGGGAGCAGTTCGAAGCCACGCTGTGGCGTCGCGCGAGCGAACTGTTCCAGGGCTTTCAAGGCTTCAACCAGGAGACAACAGCATGA
- a CDS encoding acetyl-CoA C-acyltransferase, whose product MSKQIQEAYVVAATRTPIGKSGRGYFKNTRPDDLLVTAIQGALKQVPTLDPKAIEDAIIGCAMPEAEQGLNVARIAALLAGLPNTVGGITVNRFCASGLSAVQMAADRIRVGEADVMIAGGAESMSMVPMSGNKPSINPAVFLRDENIGIAYGMGLTAEKVAEQWKVSREAQDEFALQSHLKALKAIQAGEFRDEITPVEIVERFPNLADGSISVKTRTVDVDEGPRPDTSKEGLAKLKAVFAAKGSVTAGNSSQTSDGAGCLILASERAIKQYDLKPLARFVSFASKGVPPHIMGIGPIEAIPAALRYAGISAADLDWIELNEAFAAQSLAVLDTLNLDRSKVNPMGGAIALGHPLGATGAIRSATVVHALRRHNLKYGMVTMCVGTGQGAAGIFERV is encoded by the coding sequence ATGAGCAAGCAAATTCAAGAAGCCTACGTCGTCGCGGCGACGCGCACGCCCATCGGCAAGTCGGGCCGTGGCTACTTCAAGAACACCCGCCCGGACGACCTGCTGGTGACCGCGATCCAGGGCGCGCTGAAGCAGGTGCCCACGCTCGACCCGAAGGCCATCGAAGACGCCATCATCGGCTGCGCGATGCCCGAAGCAGAGCAGGGCCTGAACGTCGCACGTATCGCGGCGCTGCTGGCCGGCCTGCCCAACACGGTCGGCGGCATCACCGTCAACCGTTTCTGCGCCTCGGGCCTGAGTGCCGTGCAGATGGCAGCCGACCGCATCCGCGTCGGTGAAGCCGACGTGATGATCGCCGGCGGCGCCGAGTCGATGAGCATGGTGCCGATGAGCGGCAACAAGCCGTCGATCAACCCGGCGGTGTTCCTGCGCGACGAGAACATCGGCATCGCCTACGGCATGGGCCTGACCGCTGAGAAGGTGGCCGAGCAGTGGAAGGTGTCGCGTGAAGCGCAGGACGAATTCGCGCTGCAATCGCACCTGAAGGCGCTCAAGGCCATCCAGGCTGGCGAGTTCCGCGACGAAATCACCCCGGTCGAAATCGTCGAGCGCTTCCCCAACCTGGCCGACGGCTCGATCAGCGTCAAGACCCGCACCGTCGACGTCGACGAAGGTCCGCGCCCCGACACGTCCAAGGAAGGCCTGGCCAAGCTGAAGGCCGTGTTCGCCGCCAAGGGCAGTGTCACCGCCGGCAACAGCTCGCAGACCTCCGACGGCGCCGGTTGTTTGATCCTGGCTTCCGAACGGGCGATCAAGCAGTACGACCTGAAGCCGCTCGCGCGTTTCGTCAGCTTCGCCAGCAAGGGCGTGCCGCCGCACATCATGGGCATCGGCCCGATCGAGGCCATCCCGGCGGCGCTGCGCTACGCCGGCATCAGCGCGGCCGACCTTGACTGGATCGAGCTGAACGAAGCCTTCGCGGCCCAGTCGCTGGCGGTGCTCGACACGCTGAACCTCGACCGCTCCAAGGTCAACCCGATGGGCGGCGCCATTGCGCTGGGCCATCCGCTGGGCGCGACCGGGGCGATCCGCTCCGCCACCGTGGTGCACGCACTGCGCCGCCACAACCTGAAGTACGGCATGGTGACCATGTGCGTCGGCACCGGACAAGGGGCTGCCGGCATCTTTGAGCGGGTGTAA